A stretch of Cucumis sativus cultivar 9930 chromosome 2, Cucumber_9930_V3, whole genome shotgun sequence DNA encodes these proteins:
- the LOC101206574 gene encoding kinesin-like protein KIN-4C isoform X1 codes for MRKSSRQSKHSGEADVSSSSVTSATDSKDYEKRILELTRENEAFQKEIKDLKDRLEIATSSAANSAKKLREGYIQKLDVLEDQVTELKKKLDVQSQLSTRRPKGEAATKQTDLEIVSLKAQKVQLQCKMKLESVQFRLHKGSLEKEILQLKRENRRNQHEMNKILTANQRLKMVLQRKTEEASEVTKRMRNLLESRRTSAQRRAGAKHGNITSTQYVENEFEVTARLHELCSQYESQIEEKDKEIAKLQEEADALQQEKSGYPSQETDVNILENDQDMNELKEQMVILSGLFNQMQIQKVNKIHMDTSKDGSAQTSSASVGSNNLLEEFDAAGQAHQSGFDAVTKRSAKAECCSCSKKSLCKTTKCKCRSAGRSCGTLCGCTVGKCSNRSNRDEKPGEMKPLSDIRNVLTT; via the exons ATGAGGAAATCAAGCCGTCAATCGAAGCATTCCGGTGAAGCCGATGTCTCCTCATCCTCGGTCACTTCGGCTACGGACAGTAAAGACTACGAAAAGAGAATTCTCGAGCTTACGCGTGAAAATGAAGCGTTTcag AAGGAAATTAAGGATCTAAAAGACAGATTAGAAATTGCTACTTCAAGTGCTGCAAATAGTGCTAAAAAGCTCAGAGAAGGTTATATTCAGAAGTTGGATGTCCTTGAAGATCAG GTTACAGAGCTGAAGAAGAAACTAGATGTTCAATCTCAGCTTTCGACCAGAAGGCCAAAAGGCGAAGCAGCTACCAAACAGACAGATCTCGAGATCGTGAGTTTGAAAGCGCAAAAG GTTCAACTGCAATGTAAGATGAAGCTAGAGTCCGTGCAGTTCAGATTACATAAAGGTTCATTGGAAAAGGAAATTCTTCAG CttaagagagaaaatagaagaaaccaGCATGAGATGAATAAGATCCTAACTGCGAACCAGAGATTAAAGATG GTTTTGCAACGGAAGACAGAGGAAGCTTCTGAAGTTACGAAAAGGATGAGAAACCTTTTGGAATCTCGAAGGACTTCTGCACAGAGAAGAGCTG GTGCTAAACATGGTAATATTACTTCTACGCAG TATGTTGAGAATGAATTTGAAGTCACAGCGAGGTTACATGAGTTATGTTCCCAGTACGAGTCTCAAATAGAAGA GAAAGATAAGGAGATTGCAAAACTTCAGGAAGAAGCAGATGCGCTGCAGCAAGAAAAATCAGG GTACCCATCACAGGAAACTGATGTCAACATATTGGAGAACGATCAAGATATGAACGAACTAAAGGAACAGATGGTGATATTGAGTGGTTTATTTAACCAAATGCAAATCCAGAAGGTCAACAAGATCCACATGGATACATCAAAG GACGGTTCCGCTCAAACCTCCTCTGCTAGCGTCGGGAGTAATAATCTATTGGAGGAGTTCGATGCAGCTGGACAAGCACATCAGTCAGGGTTCGACGCCGTGACAAAGAGAAGTGCAAAGGCAGAATGCTGCTCTTGCAGTAAGAAATCACTGTGCAAGACAACGAAATGCAAATGCCGATCAGCTGGAAGGAGCTGTGGCACATTATGTGGCTGTACGGTTGGAAAGTGCAGCAATAGAAGCAATAGAGATGAGAAACCGGGTGAGATGAAGCCTTTATCTGACATAAGGAATGTATTG ACAACTTAG
- the LOC101206574 gene encoding kinesin-like protein KIN-4C isoform X2, translating to MRKSSRQSKHSGEADVSSSSVTSATDSKDYEKRILELTRENEAFQKEIKDLKDRLEIATSSAANSAKKLREGYIQKLDVLEDQVTELKKKLDVQSQLSTRRPKGEAATKQTDLEIVSLKAQKVQLQCKMKLESVQFRLHKGSLEKEILQLKRENRRNQHEMNKILTANQRLKMVLQRKTEEASEVTKRMRNLLESRRTSAQRRAGAKHGNITSTQYVENEFEVTARLHELCSQYESQIEEKDKEIAKLQEEADALQQEKSGYPSQETDVNILENDQDMNELKEQMVILSGLFNQMQIQKVNKIHMDTSKSSGRFRSNLLC from the exons ATGAGGAAATCAAGCCGTCAATCGAAGCATTCCGGTGAAGCCGATGTCTCCTCATCCTCGGTCACTTCGGCTACGGACAGTAAAGACTACGAAAAGAGAATTCTCGAGCTTACGCGTGAAAATGAAGCGTTTcag AAGGAAATTAAGGATCTAAAAGACAGATTAGAAATTGCTACTTCAAGTGCTGCAAATAGTGCTAAAAAGCTCAGAGAAGGTTATATTCAGAAGTTGGATGTCCTTGAAGATCAG GTTACAGAGCTGAAGAAGAAACTAGATGTTCAATCTCAGCTTTCGACCAGAAGGCCAAAAGGCGAAGCAGCTACCAAACAGACAGATCTCGAGATCGTGAGTTTGAAAGCGCAAAAG GTTCAACTGCAATGTAAGATGAAGCTAGAGTCCGTGCAGTTCAGATTACATAAAGGTTCATTGGAAAAGGAAATTCTTCAG CttaagagagaaaatagaagaaaccaGCATGAGATGAATAAGATCCTAACTGCGAACCAGAGATTAAAGATG GTTTTGCAACGGAAGACAGAGGAAGCTTCTGAAGTTACGAAAAGGATGAGAAACCTTTTGGAATCTCGAAGGACTTCTGCACAGAGAAGAGCTG GTGCTAAACATGGTAATATTACTTCTACGCAG TATGTTGAGAATGAATTTGAAGTCACAGCGAGGTTACATGAGTTATGTTCCCAGTACGAGTCTCAAATAGAAGA GAAAGATAAGGAGATTGCAAAACTTCAGGAAGAAGCAGATGCGCTGCAGCAAGAAAAATCAGG GTACCCATCACAGGAAACTGATGTCAACATATTGGAGAACGATCAAGATATGAACGAACTAAAGGAACAGATGGTGATATTGAGTGGTTTATTTAACCAAATGCAAATCCAGAAGGTCAACAAGATCCACATGGATACATCAAAG TCATCAGGACGGTTCCGCTCAAACCTCCTCTGCTAG
- the LOC101213477 gene encoding mechanosensitive ion channel protein 3, chloroplastic encodes MVHPGSTQFSHKLGIQSVHGCNKLHISVKGKARLHLVTIVPTSLGLRHNPGSLQLLRSVSRPMYPVSSRANVFVCRSVLESGGGAGTAVLKSAAVVLTRSCDALRSNPLLLKLIPAACVIAFAAWGIGPLMRLGRILFLHEPDGSWKKSSTYYVTTSYVQPLLLWTGATLICRALDPVVLPSVASQAVKQRLLNFVRSLSTVLAFAYCLSSLIQQVQKFAYESNDPGDARNMGFDFAGKAVYTAVWIAALSLFMELLGFSTQKWLTAGGLGTVLLTLAGREIFTNFLSSVMIHATRPFVVNEWIQTKIDGYEVSGTVEHVGWWSPTIIRGDDREAVHIPNHKFTVSIVRNLTQKTHWRIKTHLAISHLDVNKINYIVADMRKVLSKNPQVEQQRLHRRIFLDNVNPENQALMIMVSCFVKTSRFEEYLCVKEAILLDLLRVISHHRARLATPIRTVQKIYGEADLENVPFSETMYSRSGATNRPLLLIEPSYKVNGDDKTKVSSRPTRSSTEEKEAKQEAVSTSGTKAPDTTGSTSNLDMKADDKKPISPSGITPKPSAPILSTSSSEQSSAEKPVTSNEIKGEKKDILGLNSKDNMPRATLPKRSPSASSPGSEKADIPSTSSQNKQDGEKTSASPPSVARPPLEENIVLGVALEGSKRTLPIDEDLDSKENSTQRNGSEFPPNSKDLKDGQMPAVPGATKND; translated from the exons ATGGTTCATCCTGGTTCGACCCAATTTTCACATAAATTGGGGATTCAAAGTGTTCATGGATGCAATAAGTTACATATT AGTGTCAAGGGAAAGGCTCGTCTACATCTTGTTACTATCGTTCCTACATCACTTGGTCTG AGGCACAATCCTGGAAGTCTTCAGCTCTTAAGGAGTGTAAGTCGCCCAATGTATCCTGTGTCTTCCAGAGCAAATGTTTTTGTGTGTCGATCTGTTCTGGAATCAGGTGGCGGAGCTGGGACTGCTGTTCTAAAATCTGCAGCTGTGGTTTTGACGAG ATCTTGTGATGCTTTACGTAGCAATCCTCTGTTACTTAAATTAATTCCAGCAGCTTGTGTCATTGCTTTTGCTGCTTGGGGTATTGGACCTCTTATGCGCTTGGGGAGGATTCTATTTCTTCAT GAGCCAGATGGaagttggaagaaaagtaGTACATACTATGTTACGACTTCTTATGTTCAACCTCTACTGCTATGGACTGGAGCTACGCTGATCTGCAG GGCATTGGATCCAGTAGTTTTACCTTCGGTAGCCAGTCAGGCAGTCAAACAACGACTTCTGAATTTTGTTAGATCTCTGTCTACTGTTCTGGCATTTGCCTATTGTCTATCAAG CTTGATTCAACAAGTACAAAAGTTTGCTTATGAATCAAATGACCCAGGTGATGCAAGAAAT atggGCTTTGATTTTGCTGGGAAAGCTGTTTACACTGCAGTCTGGATTGCTGCCCTTTCCTTGTTCATGGAATTGCTCGGCTTTTCTACTCAGAAGTGGCTCACTGCTGGAGGTCTCGGGACTGTGTTGCTTACCCTTGCTGGTCGTGAG ATATTTACTAACTTCCTTTCAAGTGTAATGATTCATGCAACACGACCGTTTGTGGTAAATGAATGGATTCAAACAAAGATTGATGGATATGAAGTATCAGGAACGGTTGAG CACGTCGGTTGGTGGTCGCCAACCATCATCCGAGGCGATGATCGTGAAGCGGTCCATATTCCAAATCACAAATTCACTGTTAGTATTGTGAGGAATCTTACCCAGAAGACTCATTGGCGTATCAAGACTCATCTTGCCATCAGCCACTTAGATGTTAATAAGATCAAT TATATTGTAGCTGACATGCGCAAAGTTTTGTCCAAGAATCCTCAAGTTGAACAGCAAAGGTTACATCGTAGAATATTTTTGGATAACGTCAATCCTGAAAACCAGGCTCTTATG ATCATGGTTTCTTGCTTTGTGAAAACTTCTCGTTTTGAAGAATACCTATGTGTCAAG GAGGCAATTCTCTTGGATCTTCTCAGAGTTATCAGCCATCATAGGGCCCGGCTCGCCACTCCTATTCGCACTGTTCAGAAAATATATGGCGAGGCTGATTTGGAGAATGTACCATTTTCTGAGACCATGTATTCTCGTTCAGGGGCTACTAACCGTCCTCTGCTTCTTATTGAGCCATCTTATAAAGTCAATGGTGATGACAAAACCAAAGTCTCTAGTCGTCCCACTCGTTCATCAACTGAAGAAAAGGAAGCCAAACAAGAGGCAGTCTCGACTTCAGGGACAAAAGCCCCCGACACAACTGGATCAACATCAAATCTTGATATGAAAGCAGATGataaaaaaccaatttctcCATCTGGTATTACACCTAAGCCTTCAGCCCCCATTCTATCAACCAGCAGTTCAGAACAAAGCAGCGCTGAAAAGCCAGTAACCAGCAATGAgataaaaggagaaaagaaagatatcCTGGGACTGAATTCCAAAGACAACATGCCACGAGCAACTCTGCCCAAAAGATCGCCTTCAGCTTCCAGTCCAGGGAGCGAGAAAGCTGATATTCCTTCCACAAGCTCGCAAAATAAGCAAGATGGGGAGAAGACGTCTGCATCACCACCATCAGTGGCGAGGCCACCATTGGAGGAGAATATTGTGCTGGGAGTTGCGTTGGAAGGTTCCAAAAGAACTCTTCCAATTGATGAAGATTTggattcaaaagaaaattccacACAGAGGAATGGGAGTGAGTTTCCCCCCAACAGTAAAGATTTGAAAGATGGCCAAATGCCTGCCGTTCCAGGCGCGACGAAAAATGATTGA
- the LOC101206337 gene encoding O-fucosyltransferase 31 → MELHYYTHRNQSHRAALAAVFLLLFPLFLPNLFHPLGRASPSLFSEWISPKPRHTILLDSALHRITTFEDQKEIWSPLSNQGWKPCLKPTRMELSQRKSQGYIQVFLDGGLNQQRMGICDAVAVARILNATLIIPHLEINAVWKDSSSFGEIFDVDHFIDVLRDDISIVKELPTEYSWSTREYYATGIRSTRIKTAPTHASANWYLENVLPIMQSYGIAAIAPFSHRLSFNDLPTEIQHLRCKVNFMALAFVRGITELGDTIINRLRYSSNQKETERVDSLLEDEKIQLKGGKFVVLHLRFDKDMAAHSACEFGGGKAERLALAKYRQVIWQGRVPNSQFTDEELRYQGRCPLTPEEIGLLLAALGFSNTTRVYLAIHEVYGGEARISTLRKVFPLLEDKKSLTSPMERAGVAGKASLSAAVDYYVSLHSDVFISASPGNMHNALLGHRAYLNMKTIRPNMVLLGPLFLNKSMEWSEFKKAVLTGHRNRQGQIRLRKETQSIYTYPAPDCMCPNV, encoded by the exons ATGGAGCTTCATTACTACACTCATCGGAACCAATCCCACAGAGCCGCTCTTGCtgctgtttttcttcttctttttcctctttttctccCCAATCTCTTCCATCCTTTGGGTCGCGCTTCGCCTTCCTTATTCTCT GAGTGGATTTCTCCAAAACCGAGGCACACGATTTTGCTAGACAGTGCTTTGCATCGTATCACG ACATTTGAAGACCAGAAAGAGATATGGTCTCCATTGTCAAATCAAGGATGGAAACCTTGTCTGAAGCCTACAAGAATGGAAT TATCACAAAGAAAATCTCAAGGTTACATTCAAGTGTTCTTAGATGGAGGATTAAATCAGCAAAGAATGGGG ATCTGTGATGCAGTTGCTGTTGCCCGAATACTGAATGCAACATTGATCATACCTCATCTTGAAATTAATGCTGTTTGGAAGGATTCAAG TTCGTTTGGAGAAATTTTTGATGTTGATCACTTTATTGATGTCCTACGTGATGATATATCAATAGTCAAAGAGCTGCCTACTGAATACTCCTGGAGCACTAGGGAATACTATGCTACTGGAATCCGCAGTACTAGAATTAAAACTGCTCCCACCCATGCTTCTGCAAACTGGTACTTGGAAAATGTCTTGCCCATAATGCAAAG CTACGGGATTGCTGCTATTGCTCCATTCTCTCATCGTCTGTCTTTCAACGACTTGCCAACTGAGATTCAACATTTGCGTTGTAAAGTCAATTTCATGGCATTGGCCTTTGTTCGTGGTATCACTGAATTAGGAGATACCATCATCAATCGCCTTCGTTACTCTTCAAATCAAAAGGAAACCGAAAGAGTTGACAGTCTACTAGAAGATGAGAAAATACAATTGAAAGGTGGGAAATTTGTTGTATTGCATCTCCGATTCGATAAG GATATGGCTGCTCATTCAGCTTGTGAGTTTGGTGGGGGCAAAGCTGAGAGGCTGGCTCTTGCAAAATATCGTCAAGTGATTTGGCAGGGAAGGGTTCCTAACTCACAGTTCACTGATGAAGAGTTGAGATATCAGGGACGTTGCCCCTTGACTCCTGAAGAAATAGGACTGCTGCTAGCTGCTCTGGGGTTTAGCAATACTACACGCGTCTATCTTGCTATACACGAg GTTTATGGTGGGGAAGCAAGAATCTCAACTTTGCGCAAAGTATTCCCGCTCCTGGAAGATAAGAAAAGCCTTACCTCTCCCATGGAACGTGCTGGTGTAGCAGGCAAAGCGTCATTATCAGCTGCAGTTGACTATTATGTAAGCTTGCACAGCGACGTCTTCATTTCTGCCTCGCCTGGAAACATGCACAACGCTCTG TTAGGGCATCGGGCATACTTGAACATGAAAACCATAAGGCCAAATATGGTACTGTTAGGTCCGCTGTTCCTCAATAAGAGCATGGAATGGTCAGAATTCAAGAAGGCTGTTCTCACCGGACATAGAAATAGACAAGGGCAGATCAGGTTAAGGAAAGAGACGCAATCCATATACACTTATCCTGCTCCTGATTGCATGTGCCCTAATGTTTGA